In one window of Tachypleus tridentatus isolate NWPU-2018 chromosome 2, ASM421037v1, whole genome shotgun sequence DNA:
- the LOC143239781 gene encoding uncharacterized protein LOC143239781 yields the protein MSPFFIHKGLEGLAGSPKLVKKQRLGDILVETSSSQHSKLLLLSKALGDIPIEVTPHSTLNTSRGVIVERDLRAVPESEILAGLTSQGVTAVRRIFTRKDGILEPTNVLILTFTVPCPPTIIKAEYLNCKVQPYISNPVQCFHCHQFRHSKQSCHCSMTCARSGGKDHNATEC from the coding sequence AtgtccccattttttattcataagggcttagaagggcttgctggctcccctaaATTGGTAAAAAAGCAACGTTTGGGAGACATCTTAGtagaaacatcttcatcacagcattccaaactcctcctGTTATCAAAGGCCTTGGGGGacatacccattgaggttactcctcattccactttgaatacttccagaggagtcatagttgaaagagatttaagAGCTGTCCCCGAATCGGAGATTCTTGCAGGTCtcaccagccaaggtgtcacAGCAGTACGCCGAATCTTCACTCGAAAAGATGGAATTCtggaaccaacaaatgttctaatactaacatttacagTACCATGTCCTCCCACCATAATAAAAGCAGAATATCTGAATTGTAAAGTGCAACCTTATATTTCAAATCCTGTACAATGTTTTCATTGCCATCAATTTcgtcattcaaaacaatcttgccATTGCTCCATGACCTGTGCCCGTTCTGGTGGTAAAGACCACAATGCCACCGAATGCTAA
- the LOC143239782 gene encoding U6 snRNA-associated Sm-like protein LSm6: protein MSRKQTPSEFLKQIIGRPVVVKLNSGVDYRGVLACLDGYMNIALEQTEEYVNGQLKNKYGDAFIRGNNVLYISTQKRR from the exons ATGAGTAGAAAACAAACACCAAGTGAGTTTCTTAAGCAAATTATTGGAAGACCAGTTGTTGTTAAACTGAACTCTGGTGTTGATTATCGAG GTGTGCTGGCATGTTTAGATGGATATATGAACATTGCGCTTGAGCAAACTGAGGAATATGTAAACGGTcagctaaaaaataaatatgggGATGCTTTCATTCGAGGAAACAATG ttttgtatatcAGCACACAGAAAAGGAGATAG